In one Microbacterium invictum genomic region, the following are encoded:
- the mtrB gene encoding MtrAB system histidine kinase MtrB: MTTGAGPRTTTSASPTVGTGTGSTAIGRRMAQWRDWRSWPDRLTNLWRRSLRFRTVLITLALTALTILIACVWMALAIQHDLFTAGRDQATGGALRATQSAQERLDSAEPGNDPVQLQLLMTTLSTDLAEQSGSDRIAIFRIDRASRIAPQDLVTPGLPEEVLSEGLRQKVRADGDVQQWWQSVALEAEDGSTVPGIVVGQQLSFPVVGAYEVYIAYDLAGESQILAFIQGTLWVVGVGLVILIGLIAWFVLRSVTTPIGEAAETSAKLASGELNVRLPVRGQDELATLGQSFNAMADSIESQIKELAELSLVQQRFVSDVSHELRTPLTTIRLAADMINDQRDSFDPATARAAELLNAQVQRFETLLTDLLEISRYDAGSIQLELEPTSLAHLAGDVIESMSQLAEQHGSDVRLVAPGGYSPVDMDPRRVRRIVRNLLGNAIEHGEGRPIVVTVDSDQQAVALGVRDFGLGMRPEEVERVFDRFWRADPSRKRTIGGTGLGLSIALGDARLHGGELAVWSEIGRGSHFVLTLPRLAHGLQTSSPIAVVPGDDNTAPLDALGLTQPIQVLSETAAGAASGNDRRSGGAS, encoded by the coding sequence ATGACGACCGGTGCGGGTCCCCGCACGACGACCAGTGCGTCGCCGACCGTGGGCACAGGCACGGGATCGACGGCGATCGGTCGCCGGATGGCGCAGTGGCGCGACTGGCGCTCTTGGCCCGATCGCCTGACGAACCTGTGGCGGCGCTCGCTGCGCTTCCGCACCGTCCTCATCACCCTGGCGCTCACGGCACTGACGATCCTGATCGCCTGCGTCTGGATGGCCTTGGCGATCCAGCACGACCTCTTCACCGCCGGACGCGACCAGGCGACCGGCGGCGCGCTCCGGGCCACCCAGTCCGCCCAGGAGCGACTGGACTCCGCCGAGCCCGGGAACGACCCGGTGCAGCTCCAGCTGCTGATGACGACCCTCAGCACCGACCTCGCCGAGCAGTCCGGCAGCGACCGCATCGCGATCTTCCGCATCGACCGCGCGTCGCGCATTGCTCCCCAGGATCTCGTCACGCCGGGCCTCCCGGAGGAGGTGCTGAGCGAGGGCCTCCGGCAGAAGGTGCGCGCCGACGGCGACGTGCAGCAGTGGTGGCAGTCGGTCGCCCTCGAGGCAGAGGACGGCAGCACGGTGCCCGGCATCGTGGTCGGGCAGCAGCTCTCGTTCCCTGTCGTCGGCGCCTACGAGGTGTATATCGCCTACGACCTCGCCGGCGAATCGCAGATCCTCGCCTTCATCCAGGGCACGCTCTGGGTGGTCGGCGTGGGCCTGGTGATCCTCATCGGCCTGATCGCGTGGTTCGTCCTCCGGTCGGTGACCACCCCGATCGGAGAGGCGGCCGAGACCAGCGCGAAGCTCGCCAGCGGTGAGCTGAACGTGCGGCTCCCGGTGCGCGGACAGGATGAGCTGGCGACCCTCGGGCAGTCCTTCAACGCCATGGCCGACAGCATCGAGTCGCAGATCAAGGAGCTCGCCGAGCTCTCTCTCGTCCAGCAGCGGTTCGTCTCGGACGTCTCGCACGAGCTGCGGACGCCGCTCACGACCATCCGGCTCGCCGCCGACATGATCAACGATCAGCGCGACTCGTTCGACCCCGCCACCGCGCGCGCCGCCGAGCTGCTGAACGCCCAGGTCCAGCGTTTCGAGACCCTGCTCACCGATCTGCTGGAGATCAGCCGCTACGACGCCGGGTCGATCCAGCTGGAGCTCGAGCCCACGAGCCTCGCCCACCTCGCGGGCGACGTCATCGAGTCGATGAGCCAGCTCGCCGAGCAGCACGGATCGGATGTCCGCCTCGTGGCGCCGGGGGGATATTCCCCGGTCGACATGGATCCTCGTCGGGTGCGGCGCATCGTCCGTAATCTGCTGGGCAATGCCATCGAGCACGGCGAGGGGCGCCCGATCGTGGTCACCGTCGACAGCGACCAGCAGGCCGTCGCGCTGGGCGTCCGCGATTTCGGACTCGGGATGCGACCCGAGGAGGTCGAGCGCGTGTTCGACCGGTTCTGGCGTGCCGACCCCTCCCGGAAGCGCACGATCGGCGGCACCGGCCTCGGCCTGTCGATCGCACTGGGAGACGCGCGCCTGCACGGCGGGGAACTCGCCGTGTGGTCGGAGATCGGCCGGGGATCCCATTTCGTCCTCACGCTGCCCCGCCTCGCGCACGGTCTGCAGACCTCCTCGCCCATCGCCGTCGTCCCCGGCGACGACAACACCGCACCGCTGGACGCCCTCGGGCTCACCCAGCCGATCCAGGTGCTGTCCGAGACCGCTGCCGGCGCGGCATCCGGAAACGACCGTCGCTCGGGAGGCGCGTCATGA
- the secA gene encoding preprotein translocase subunit SecA has product MANPLEKLLRAGEGRILRQLQRIVKAVNALEEDYAQLTDEELRGETAELRTRHEAGESLDQLLPEAFAAVREAAKRTLGQRHYDVQIMGGAALHLGNIAEMKTGEGKTLVATLPAYLNAIAGKGVHVITVNDFLASYQSELMGRIFRALGMTTGTIVSGQNPQVRREQYNADITYGTNNEFGFDYLRDNMAWRKEDLVQRGHFFAIVDEVDSILIDEARTPLIISGPSSGEANRWFTEFAKIARTLEPGVDYEIDEKKRTVGVLEPGIEKVEDYLGIDNLYESANTPLISFLNNSIKALALFKRDTDYVVMNDEVMIVDEHTGRILVGRRYNEGIHQAIEAKEGVPVKAENQTLATVTLQNYFRLYEKLSGMTGTAETEAAEFMSTYKLGVVPIPTNKPMVRKDQSDLVYKNEEAKFAQVVEDIVDRHAKGQPVLVGTVSVEKSEYLSRLLAKKGVKHEVLNAKNHAREAEIVARAGRLGAVTVATNMAGRGTDIMLGGNAEFLAVQEMKAKGLDSIETPDEYEAEWDAVYEAVRDRVGEEAAKVVETGGLYVLGTERHESRRIDNQLRGRSGRQGDPGESRFYLSLTDDLMRLFQSGAAEAIMARTNFPDDVAIESGMVSRAIKSAQSQVEARNAEIRKNVLKYDDVLNRQREAIYADRRHILQGDDIADRVQHFIEDAINAVIDDHTSSGHTESWDFDALWTELKTLYPVGVTIDEVVAEAGNKGRITPEVLKRELLSDAQIAYRNREETLGSPAMRELERRVVLQVLDRRWRDHLYEMDYLKDGIGLRAMAQRDPLIEYQREGYQMFQAMMGQIKEESVGYLYNLDVEVRRAGEGDQPAEVEAKGLGAVPLEGERLQYSAANDAGEVEVRNERGQVQQAATNRIRQAAAAATAVAEPPQAEAPRGAFGQRTGGDAAGGQQPAPQNRAERRAAGKKR; this is encoded by the coding sequence GTGGCCAATCCTCTCGAGAAACTGCTCCGCGCCGGCGAGGGCCGGATCCTGCGGCAGCTGCAGCGGATCGTGAAGGCGGTCAACGCCCTCGAAGAGGATTACGCGCAGCTCACCGACGAGGAGCTGCGCGGCGAGACCGCAGAGCTGCGCACCCGCCACGAGGCCGGCGAGTCGCTCGACCAGTTGCTGCCGGAGGCCTTCGCCGCCGTCCGCGAGGCGGCCAAGCGCACCCTCGGCCAGCGCCACTACGACGTGCAGATCATGGGCGGCGCCGCCCTGCACCTCGGGAACATCGCCGAGATGAAGACCGGTGAGGGAAAGACGCTCGTGGCGACCCTCCCCGCGTACCTCAATGCCATCGCCGGCAAGGGCGTCCACGTCATCACCGTCAACGACTTCCTCGCCAGCTACCAGTCCGAGCTGATGGGCCGCATCTTCCGGGCCCTCGGCATGACCACCGGCACCATCGTCTCGGGGCAGAACCCGCAGGTGCGCCGCGAGCAGTACAACGCCGACATCACGTACGGCACGAACAACGAGTTCGGCTTCGACTACCTGCGCGACAACATGGCCTGGCGGAAGGAAGACCTCGTCCAGCGCGGCCACTTCTTCGCCATCGTCGACGAGGTCGACTCGATCCTCATCGACGAGGCGCGTACGCCCCTGATCATCTCGGGGCCGTCCTCGGGCGAGGCCAACCGATGGTTCACCGAGTTCGCCAAGATCGCGCGGACCCTCGAGCCGGGCGTGGACTACGAGATCGACGAGAAGAAGCGCACCGTCGGCGTGCTCGAGCCCGGGATCGAGAAGGTCGAGGACTACCTCGGCATCGACAACCTGTACGAGTCGGCGAACACCCCGCTCATCTCGTTTCTGAACAACTCGATCAAGGCGCTGGCCCTGTTCAAGCGCGACACCGACTACGTCGTCATGAACGACGAGGTGATGATCGTCGACGAGCACACCGGTCGCATCCTGGTGGGACGCCGCTACAACGAGGGCATCCACCAGGCCATCGAGGCCAAGGAGGGCGTGCCGGTCAAGGCTGAGAACCAGACCCTCGCCACGGTGACGCTGCAGAACTACTTCCGCCTCTACGAGAAGCTGTCGGGCATGACCGGTACCGCCGAGACCGAGGCGGCCGAGTTCATGTCGACCTACAAGCTCGGCGTGGTCCCCATCCCCACGAACAAGCCGATGGTCCGCAAGGACCAGTCCGACCTCGTCTACAAGAACGAGGAGGCGAAGTTCGCCCAGGTCGTCGAGGACATCGTCGACCGGCACGCCAAGGGCCAGCCGGTGCTGGTAGGTACCGTCAGCGTCGAGAAGAGCGAATACCTCTCCCGGCTCCTGGCCAAGAAGGGCGTCAAGCACGAGGTGCTCAACGCCAAGAACCATGCGCGCGAGGCCGAGATCGTCGCCCGCGCCGGGCGCCTGGGCGCCGTCACCGTCGCCACGAACATGGCCGGCCGTGGCACCGACATCATGCTGGGCGGGAACGCGGAGTTCCTCGCCGTGCAGGAGATGAAGGCCAAGGGCCTGGACTCGATCGAGACGCCCGACGAATACGAAGCCGAGTGGGATGCGGTGTACGAGGCCGTGCGCGACCGCGTCGGCGAAGAGGCGGCGAAGGTCGTCGAGACCGGCGGCCTCTACGTGCTCGGCACCGAGCGTCACGAGTCGCGCCGCATCGACAACCAGCTGCGCGGTCGGTCGGGTCGTCAGGGCGACCCGGGCGAGAGCCGGTTCTACCTCTCGCTCACCGACGACCTCATGCGCCTGTTCCAGTCGGGGGCGGCAGAGGCGATCATGGCGCGGACGAACTTCCCCGACGACGTCGCGATCGAGTCGGGCATGGTCTCGCGCGCCATCAAGAGCGCCCAGTCGCAGGTCGAGGCGCGCAACGCCGAGATCCGCAAGAACGTGCTGAAGTACGACGACGTGCTCAACCGTCAGCGCGAGGCGATCTACGCCGACCGCCGTCACATCCTCCAGGGCGATGACATCGCCGACCGGGTGCAGCACTTCATCGAGGACGCCATCAACGCCGTCATCGACGACCACACCTCGTCGGGCCACACCGAGAGCTGGGACTTCGACGCCCTGTGGACCGAGCTGAAGACGCTCTATCCGGTGGGTGTCACCATCGATGAGGTCGTCGCCGAGGCCGGCAATAAGGGCCGCATCACCCCCGAAGTCCTCAAGCGCGAACTGCTCTCCGACGCCCAGATCGCCTATCGCAACCGCGAAGAGACCCTCGGGTCACCGGCGATGCGCGAACTCGAGCGACGCGTCGTGCTGCAGGTGCTCGACCGCCGGTGGCGCGACCACCTGTACGAGATGGACTACCTCAAGGACGGCATCGGCCTGCGGGCGATGGCTCAGCGCGACCCGCTCATCGAGTACCAGCGCGAGGGCTATCAGATGTTCCAGGCCATGATGGGCCAGATCAAGGAGGAGTCGGTCGGCTACCTCTACAACCTGGATGTCGAGGTGCGGCGTGCCGGCGAGGGCGATCAGCCCGCCGAGGTCGAGGCCAAGGGCCTGGGAGCCGTGCCCCTGGAGGGCGAGCGGCTGCAGTACTCCGCGGCCAACGACGCCGGGGAGGTCGAGGTTCGCAACGAGCGCGGGCAGGTGCAGCAGGCGGCGACCAACCGGATCCGGCAGGCCGCGGCTGCGGCGACCGCGGTCGCCGAGCCCCCGCAGGCCGAGGCGCCCCGCGGCGCCTTCGGGCAGCGCACCGGCGGCGACGCCGCTGGAGGTCAGCAGCCCGCGCCCCAGAACCGTGCGGAGCGCCGCGCGGCCGGCAAGAAGCGCTGA
- a CDS encoding ComF family protein → MPPVSGSISASLSASLADALALLLPVDCAGCGVADEALCDGCRGSLVPAPTRRLLDDEVRVHSALAFEGVPARVIRGLKEDGRTGLAVPLGLALRAAVRAAGVAGEAVLVPVPSSRPALRRRGFAVTPLLARRTGLPVIPLLAPARTVADQRGLDRDARARNVAGSLRVRARHTARVGDRPIVVVDDVLTTGATLVEATRTLRAAGLPVAAAATVAATPRRSSETRSGSDLRHA, encoded by the coding sequence ATGCCGCCGGTGTCAGGGTCGATCTCGGCCTCTCTGTCCGCGTCGCTCGCCGACGCGCTCGCCCTCCTTCTCCCCGTCGACTGCGCCGGATGCGGCGTGGCGGACGAGGCTCTCTGCGACGGATGCCGCGGGTCCCTCGTCCCGGCACCGACACGGCGACTGCTCGACGACGAGGTGCGGGTCCACAGCGCCCTCGCGTTCGAGGGGGTTCCGGCCCGCGTCATCCGCGGTCTGAAGGAGGACGGCCGCACCGGGCTCGCCGTGCCGCTCGGGCTCGCGCTGCGCGCGGCCGTCCGCGCCGCGGGCGTGGCCGGTGAGGCGGTCCTCGTCCCGGTGCCGTCGTCGCGGCCGGCGTTGCGACGACGGGGTTTCGCGGTGACACCGCTCCTCGCCCGCCGGACCGGGCTGCCCGTCATCCCTCTCCTCGCACCGGCGCGCACGGTCGCCGACCAGCGCGGGCTCGATCGCGACGCCCGGGCCCGGAACGTCGCCGGCAGCCTTCGCGTGCGCGCGCGTCACACGGCGCGGGTGGGCGATCGCCCGATCGTCGTCGTCGACGACGTCCTCACCACGGGTGCGACGCTCGTCGAAGCGACTCGGACACTGCGCGCGGCGGGGCTGCCTGTGGCGGCGGCCGCCACGGTCGCGGCGACCCCCCGGCGCTCATCGGAAACTCGGAGCGGATCCGACCTCCGTCACGCGTGA
- a CDS encoding pyridoxal phosphate-dependent aminotransferase, translating into MTLLRPLDQSRKLRDVLYEIRGQALVEAQRLEAEGYNILKLNTGNPAAFGFDAPYQIVRDMIDAVPHAHGYSDSRGIMSARLAVVYRYEQTPGFPPVDPDDVYLGNGVSELITMTMQSLLDEGDEVLIPAPDYPLWTAMTSLGGGTPVHYHCDESAGWQPDLEDIRSKITDRTKAIVVINPNNPTGAVYTREVLEGIADIAREHSLLLLADEIYDRIVFDDAEHIPMAAVAPDLLCLTFNGLSKTYRVAGYRSGWLVITGPKEHAAGFLEGITLLASTRLCPNVPAQHAVQAALSGVQSIDALIAPTGRLHEQRDAAWEGLEAIPGVTCVRPAGALYAFPRFDPEVYEIRDDAKLVYDFLVAEHVLLVQGTGFNWPTPDHVRIVTLPEARVLSEAIERLGNFLSSYRQ; encoded by the coding sequence ATGACGCTCCTTCGCCCGCTCGACCAATCGCGAAAGCTCCGCGACGTTCTCTACGAGATCCGCGGGCAGGCCCTCGTGGAGGCGCAGCGGCTCGAGGCCGAGGGGTACAACATCCTGAAGCTGAACACCGGCAACCCCGCGGCGTTCGGGTTCGACGCGCCGTACCAGATCGTCCGGGACATGATCGATGCCGTACCCCATGCTCACGGCTACAGCGACAGCCGAGGGATCATGTCCGCCCGGCTCGCCGTGGTGTACCGCTACGAGCAGACCCCCGGGTTCCCCCCGGTCGACCCCGACGACGTGTACCTCGGCAACGGCGTCTCCGAGCTGATCACGATGACCATGCAATCGCTCCTCGACGAGGGCGACGAGGTGCTCATCCCCGCGCCGGACTACCCGCTGTGGACGGCGATGACGAGTCTGGGCGGCGGGACGCCGGTGCACTACCACTGCGACGAGTCAGCGGGGTGGCAGCCCGATCTCGAAGACATCCGCTCCAAGATCACCGATCGCACGAAGGCGATCGTGGTGATCAACCCCAATAATCCCACCGGGGCGGTGTACACCCGCGAGGTGCTCGAGGGCATCGCCGACATCGCCCGCGAGCATTCGCTGCTCCTGCTGGCCGACGAGATCTACGACCGCATCGTCTTCGACGACGCCGAGCACATCCCGATGGCCGCCGTCGCCCCCGACCTGCTGTGCCTCACCTTCAACGGTCTGAGCAAGACCTATCGGGTCGCGGGTTATCGCTCGGGATGGCTCGTGATCACCGGGCCGAAGGAGCACGCGGCCGGATTCCTCGAGGGCATCACGCTGCTCGCCTCGACACGCCTCTGCCCCAATGTGCCCGCGCAGCACGCCGTGCAGGCGGCCCTGTCGGGCGTCCAGTCGATCGACGCCCTGATCGCGCCGACCGGGCGTCTGCACGAGCAGCGCGACGCGGCCTGGGAGGGGCTCGAGGCCATTCCCGGAGTGACCTGCGTGCGGCCCGCGGGTGCGCTGTACGCCTTCCCGCGGTTCGATCCCGAGGTGTACGAGATCCGTGACGACGCCAAGCTCGTCTACGACTTCCTCGTCGCCGAGCACGTCCTGCTGGTGCAGGGGACGGGCTTCAACTGGCCGACCCCCGACCATGTGCGCATCGTCACGCTGCCGGAGGCGCGGGTGCTCAGCGAGGCGATCGAGCGTCTCGGCAACTTCCTGTCGTCCTACCGCCAGTAG
- a CDS encoding DNA-binding protein, whose product MPESPSAAVRMLAPAQVAEALGISVDEVIALVHERRLRGARVGSPARWCVEEQSVTDYLDDQAEEARRIALWHQSQEASFPELWGTGFVRNPD is encoded by the coding sequence ATGCCCGAATCCCCGTCCGCCGCCGTGCGCATGCTCGCGCCCGCGCAGGTCGCCGAGGCGCTGGGGATCTCGGTGGACGAGGTGATCGCGCTCGTCCACGAGCGTCGCCTCCGCGGCGCCCGGGTGGGATCGCCCGCCCGATGGTGCGTGGAGGAGCAGAGCGTCACCGATTACCTCGACGATCAGGCCGAGGAGGCCCGCAGGATCGCCCTCTGGCATCAGTCGCAGGAGGCGAGCTTCCCGGAGCTGTGGGGCACCGGGTTCGTCCGCAATCCGGACTGA
- the hpf gene encoding ribosome hibernation-promoting factor, HPF/YfiA family has translation MESSIVGVGVGITDRFRSVVEEKAPRIEHLAPRAQRLDVKVTHRTYRNGHIEDHTVELTVTGKGPIVRAEATDADKFTALDLAVDKLCEQLRRAKDKRVDARNHPRGAKFEKGTGALEGIDVEPASVDVLRAVATGEVPIISGDADEEEYTPVVIRTKEFDAEWMTVEDAVDRMELVGHDFFLFIDVRTDRPSVVYRRKGWDYGVIALTTQAEPAQLVS, from the coding sequence ATGGAGAGCAGCATCGTCGGCGTGGGGGTCGGTATCACCGATCGGTTCCGGTCGGTCGTCGAAGAGAAGGCGCCCCGGATCGAACACCTCGCGCCGCGGGCGCAGCGGCTGGATGTCAAGGTCACCCACCGCACGTATCGCAACGGTCACATCGAGGACCACACCGTCGAACTCACCGTCACGGGCAAGGGCCCGATCGTGCGCGCGGAGGCCACGGACGCCGACAAGTTCACCGCCCTCGACCTCGCGGTCGACAAGCTCTGCGAGCAGCTGCGTCGCGCGAAGGACAAGCGCGTGGATGCCCGCAACCATCCGCGCGGGGCGAAGTTCGAGAAGGGCACGGGGGCGCTGGAGGGCATCGATGTCGAGCCCGCATCCGTCGATGTGCTGCGCGCCGTCGCCACCGGTGAGGTGCCGATCATCAGCGGCGACGCCGACGAGGAGGAGTACACCCCGGTCGTCATCCGGACGAAGGAATTCGACGCCGAGTGGATGACGGTCGAGGACGCCGTGGACCGCATGGAACTCGTCGGACACGACTTCTTCCTCTTCATCGACGTCCGCACCGACCGCCCGAGCGTGGTCTACCGCCGCAAGGGCTGGGACTACGGCGTGATCGCGCTGACCACCCAGGCGGAGCCTGCGCAATTGGTCTCCTGA
- a CDS encoding LpqB family beta-propeller domain-containing protein, producing the protein MRAARGLRALAVAVVAALALTACAGLPLTGTVQGGRSVGEQLPGPDFLRLPDRPQAGATPEEIVDGFLRAGAGPVSDWARAREFLAPALRDTWDPTAGVIIEPTGTTRTPLAVGENAVEVAVAPTATVDATGVYEPATGGTPPLRFELLQQEDGEWRISQAPDGIVLDRDSFVTAFDRYTLAYFDPTWQYLVPDERWFPTTNAPTRIAAALIEGSPVEWLAGSVVSAFPDGVALSPTAVPVSVGEAQVSLNEAALTLEQPTLDRMQTQLDESLASAGVTRVQMRVGSSEVDAAAVAVRSTRVAAQPLVVTAGGFGFLTGDELDPVPGLSDALEQAAEVDALALSPDRVFAASRFAADGWTGRIDADGDVQVFDQRPALVAPTIDAFGYVWSVPETAPSALRAWVPSGPIEIANAWPGAATLSAMALSRDGTRLAAAVTAGGRTTLSVAGVIRDGDGVPSGLGDPVVLADLDGPVSSVAWLDDSSIAALIDAGSEPRLREQVVGGEGTETAAPAGADTLAGGNSASTLRVHTDQGSLFIRRGANWTQTAEGIVVLAIQQGSPR; encoded by the coding sequence ATGAGAGCCGCTCGCGGACTGCGCGCCCTCGCGGTCGCTGTCGTAGCCGCCCTGGCGCTCACGGCGTGCGCGGGGCTCCCGCTCACGGGCACGGTGCAGGGCGGGCGCTCGGTGGGGGAGCAGCTGCCCGGACCCGACTTCCTGCGGCTGCCCGATCGGCCGCAGGCGGGTGCGACGCCGGAGGAGATCGTCGACGGGTTCCTGCGCGCCGGTGCGGGACCGGTCAGCGACTGGGCGCGTGCGCGCGAGTTCCTCGCCCCCGCCCTGCGCGACACGTGGGATCCGACGGCCGGGGTGATCATCGAACCCACCGGCACGACCCGCACCCCCCTCGCCGTCGGCGAGAACGCCGTCGAGGTCGCGGTCGCCCCCACGGCGACCGTGGACGCGACCGGGGTCTACGAGCCGGCGACCGGAGGCACGCCGCCCCTGCGGTTCGAGCTCCTGCAGCAGGAGGACGGGGAGTGGCGCATCAGCCAGGCGCCGGACGGCATCGTCCTGGACCGCGACTCGTTCGTCACCGCGTTCGACCGGTACACCCTGGCCTACTTCGACCCGACCTGGCAGTACCTGGTGCCTGATGAGCGGTGGTTCCCGACCACCAACGCCCCCACCCGCATCGCCGCCGCCCTGATCGAAGGGTCGCCGGTGGAGTGGCTCGCGGGCTCGGTGGTCTCGGCGTTCCCCGACGGCGTGGCTTTGAGCCCCACCGCGGTGCCGGTCTCGGTGGGTGAGGCGCAGGTGAGCCTGAATGAAGCGGCCCTCACCCTCGAGCAGCCGACCCTCGATCGGATGCAGACCCAGCTCGACGAGAGTCTCGCCTCGGCCGGGGTCACCCGGGTTCAGATGCGGGTCGGGTCGTCCGAGGTCGACGCGGCGGCGGTCGCCGTCCGCTCCACCCGGGTCGCCGCGCAGCCGCTCGTCGTCACCGCCGGCGGGTTCGGATTCCTCACCGGCGACGAACTCGATCCGGTGCCCGGTCTGTCGGACGCGTTGGAGCAGGCGGCGGAGGTCGACGCGCTGGCCCTCTCGCCCGACCGCGTCTTCGCCGCTTCGCGGTTCGCCGCGGACGGGTGGACCGGCAGGATCGACGCCGACGGCGACGTGCAGGTCTTCGACCAGCGCCCGGCACTGGTCGCGCCGACGATCGACGCGTTCGGCTATGTGTGGAGCGTTCCCGAGACCGCGCCCTCGGCGCTCCGGGCGTGGGTGCCGAGCGGGCCGATCGAGATCGCGAACGCGTGGCCGGGGGCGGCCACCCTCTCGGCGATGGCGCTCTCGCGCGACGGCACGCGTCTGGCCGCAGCCGTGACCGCCGGAGGGCGGACCACCTTGAGCGTCGCCGGCGTGATCAGAGACGGGGACGGCGTGCCCAGCGGACTCGGCGACCCCGTCGTGCTCGCCGATCTCGACGGTCCCGTGTCGTCCGTCGCCTGGCTCGACGACTCCTCGATCGCCGCGCTCATCGACGCGGGCAGCGAGCCGCGCCTGCGGGAGCAGGTCGTCGGGGGTGAGGGCACCGAGACCGCGGCCCCCGCCGGTGCCGACACCCTCGCCGGAGGCAACTCCGCCTCGACCCTGCGCGTCCACACCGATCAGGGGAGCCTCTTCATCCGCCGAGGGGCGAACTGGACGCAGACGGCGGAGGGCATCGTGGTCCTCGCGATTCAGCAGGGGTCGCCCCGCTGA
- a CDS encoding PadR family transcriptional regulator: MSVPHSLLAILDQGPCYGYQLRAEHARRTGADHPLNVGQIYRTLERLERDGLVERGDPDAQGHIYWSITPAGSEAVAEWFGSPSPRARAGREDVAAKVALAASLPGVDVAAVVSLQRRSSAAELARVRRERDDAEQAGALSRSLVLAARRDALEAELGWLDHAAEVLARHPDHVLTVALATQKPRRGRPPRP, encoded by the coding sequence ATGTCGGTACCGCACAGCCTGCTCGCCATCCTCGATCAGGGTCCCTGCTACGGCTATCAGCTGCGCGCCGAGCACGCCCGGCGCACGGGCGCGGATCACCCGCTGAACGTCGGTCAGATCTACCGGACACTCGAACGGCTCGAGCGGGACGGCCTGGTTGAGCGAGGAGATCCCGACGCGCAGGGTCACATCTACTGGAGCATCACCCCGGCGGGGTCCGAGGCGGTGGCGGAGTGGTTCGGCTCCCCGTCCCCGCGTGCCCGCGCCGGACGCGAGGATGTCGCAGCCAAGGTCGCCCTGGCCGCGAGCCTTCCCGGCGTCGACGTCGCTGCGGTGGTGTCGCTGCAACGCCGGTCCTCGGCCGCCGAGCTGGCGCGGGTGCGCCGCGAGCGGGACGACGCCGAGCAGGCGGGTGCCCTTTCGCGGTCCCTCGTCCTGGCCGCCCGCCGGGACGCCCTCGAGGCGGAGCTGGGGTGGCTCGATCACGCGGCCGAGGTGCTGGCGCGGCATCCGGATCACGTCCTCACCGTCGCTCTGGCGACCCAGAAGCCCCGGCGAGGGCGGCCTCCGCGTCCCTGA
- a CDS encoding Rv3235 family protein gives MAPTPPAPARAPKPPSGARELSEYFAPQRTSTEALPDPQVFIENLTRGVLEVFAGVREVEQLARWLTEDAYRKLLTRANLAARARSARGVPAKRPVHQILTIRHSSPADGIVEGVVVVAGPARTRAVAVRLEGMDGRWRTTSLALL, from the coding sequence ATGGCACCGACGCCGCCGGCACCGGCCCGTGCACCCAAACCCCCTTCGGGCGCGCGAGAGCTTTCGGAGTACTTCGCGCCGCAGCGCACCTCGACCGAGGCGCTCCCCGACCCGCAGGTCTTCATCGAAAACCTCACGCGCGGCGTCCTGGAGGTGTTCGCCGGCGTGCGCGAGGTCGAACAGCTCGCTCGCTGGCTGACGGAGGACGCCTACCGCAAGCTCCTCACCCGCGCGAACCTCGCCGCCCGGGCGCGCAGCGCCCGCGGGGTGCCGGCCAAGCGCCCGGTGCACCAGATCCTCACCATCCGTCACTCCTCCCCCGCCGACGGCATCGTCGAGGGCGTCGTCGTGGTCGCCGGACCGGCACGCACCAGGGCGGTGGCCGTGCGTCTCGAGGGTATGGACGGTCGGTGGCGCACGACGTCGCTGGCGCTGCTCTGA